Proteins from a genomic interval of Oncorhynchus nerka isolate Pitt River linkage group LG13, Oner_Uvic_2.0, whole genome shotgun sequence:
- the LOC115140569 gene encoding zinc finger and BTB domain-containing protein 34-like: MDDGSAYIEFDVPEFSNTVLNQLNELRLQGKLCDIIVHIQGQPFRAHKAVLAASSPYFRDHSALGTMSGLSISVIKNPEVFEQLLAFCYTGRMSLQLKDVVSFLTAASFLQMQAVIDKCTQILEGIHSKISIPSSATSPDKEGSQASRNGVKDSSLFINPTQISPPYYSRHSIEARSELAAGKGHGRARYQEEGQSDRGSSDGVSEQEAAMEGETEQVELIGKDGQVTDVHVKLEKADRPSYSDSSSAGDDGYHTELVDGEQVLAVSVGSYGPVIQPAGYTYSGLSSPCFVSLSSSSPSRSMLSGFRGGRARAKRPPVTVPAEVLGHIKPGNTEDSSEAVLGQVGFENDVRERSLRSQWYPYNERLICIYCGKSFNQKGSLDRHMRLHMGITPFVCKFCGKKYTRKDQLEYHIRGHTDNKPFHCQICGKCFPFQGTLNQHLRKKHLGASEGPNHMDSPERTEGISGPKDPEDASEGMAFETQYAEEAPANDMEESSKCSPEEAEASRCDF; the protein is encoded by the coding sequence ATGGACGACGGCAGTGCCTACATAGAGTTTGACGTGCCAGAGTTCAGCAACACCGTTCTCAACCAACTCAATGAGTTGCGACTGCAGGGGAAACTATGTGACATCATCGTTCACATCCAGGGCCAGCCTTTCCGTGCCCACAAGGCCGTGCTGGCGGCCAGCTCACCGTACTTCCGCGACCACTCGGCCCTGGGCACCATGAGCGGCCTGTCCATCTCCGTCATCAAGAACCCTGAGGTGTTTGAGCAGCTGCTGGCCTTCTGCTACACTGGCCGCATGTCCCTGCAGCTCAAGGATGTCGTCAGCTTCCTCACAGCAGCCAGCTTCCTGCAGATGCAGGCCGTCATCGACAAGTGTACCCAGATCCTGGAGGGCATCCACTCCAAGATAAGCATCCCCTCCAGTGCCACAAGCCCAGACAAGGAGGGCTCCCAGGCCAGCCGCAATGGTGTCAAAGACAGCAGCCTCTTCATCAACCCCACACAGATCTCCCCCCCATACTACTCCAGGCACAGCATAGAGGCCCGCTCTGAGCTGGCTGCAGGGAAAGGCCATGGCAGGGCGCGGTACCAGGAGGAGGGCCAGTCAGATCGTGGCAGCAGTGACGGTGTGTCAGAGCAGGAGGCAgccatggagggagagacagagcaggTGGAGCTGATTGGGAAGGACGGCCAGGTGACAGACGTGCACGTGAAGCTGGAGAAGGCAGATAGGCCCAGCTACTCGGACAGCTCCTCGGCAGGCGACGATGGCTACCACACAGAGCTGGTGGATGGAGAGCAGGTGCTGGCTGTCAGTGTTGGCTCCTATGGTCCCGTCATCCAGCCAGCTGGCTACACTTACTCAGGCCTGTCGTCCCCCTGCTTTGTGAGCCTCAGCAGCTCCAGCCCCTCCCGCTCCATGCTCAGTGGCTTCAGGGGCGGCAGAGCCAGAGCCAAGCGCCCCCCAGTGACCGTCCCAGCAGAGGTCCTGGGTCATATCAAACCGGGAAACACTGAGGACAGCAGCGAGGCGGTGTTGGGCCAAGTAGGTTTTGAGAACGATGTGCGAGAGCGGAGCCTGCGCAGCCAGTGGTACCCCTACAACGAGAGGCTCATCTGCATCTACTGCGGCAAGTCCTTCAATCAGAAGGGCAGCCTGGACCGCCACATGCGCCTGCACATGGGAATCACACCCTTCGTCTGCAAGTTCTGCGGCAAGAAGTACACGCGCAAAGACCAGCTGGAGTACCACATCCGCGGCCACACGGACAACAAGCCCTTCCACTGCCAGATTTGTGGCAAGTGCTTCCCCTTCCAGGGGACCCTCAACCAACACCTGAGAAAGAAGCACTTGGGGGCCTCAGAGGGCCCCAACCACATGGACTCTCCAGAGAGGACGGAGGGCATCTCTGGTCCGAAAGACCCAGAGGATGCTTCAGAGGGGATGGCCTTTGAGACGCAGTATGCTGAGGAGGCTCCGGCCAACGACATGGAGGAGAGCTCAAAGTGCAGCCCTGAGGAAGCCGAGGCGTCCAGATGTGATTTTTAG